The sequence ATCAACCCTAATGTCATGGCACGAAACGGCATCGATGCCATGCTCAACTCTCTGGACCCATACACTAATTACATTCCGGAAGACGAAGTTGAAGATTATCGCACCCAAAATACGGGACAATATGGTGGTATAGGAGCAACGACCATTACCATTGGAAAGCGTACCGTGGTGAATATGGTTTTTGAAAATTATCCAGCCTACAAAAATGGTCTCCGCATCGGTGACGAGATCATAAGAATAAATGGAAAAGAACTTTCTAAACTGACTACCGATGAATCCAATCACCTGATGAAAGGTCAGATCGGTACTCCGGTAAAAGTAAGTGTTAAACGTTTTGGAGTCGATCAGGCAATTGAACTGGAATTCAAGCGAGAGAAAATCAAGATCAACAGCGTGCCTTACTTCGGCATGATTCCGGGGCAAGATATCGGCTTGGTGCAATTGACAGAGTTTACCACTGACTGCAGCAAGGAATTGAAGAAAGGAATTCAGTCACTCAAAGAGCAAGGTGCAAAAAAAATAATCCTGGACATTCGTGGGAACCCGGGAGGACATCTCAATGAGGCTGTTGATATCTGTAACTTCTTCATTCCTGAAGGAAAACTTGTCGTTGCTACAAAAGGGAAAAGTGAGCAACGCTATTACGACACAAAAGAGAATCCATTAGACGAAACAATTCCAGTGGCAATTCTGATCAACCGGGGGAGTGCTTCCGCATCTGAGATCGTTGCCGGTACACTTCAGGACTATGACCGTGCGGTGATTATTGGAGAGCGCTCGTATGGTAAAGGTCTCGTGCAGATGGGCAAACCCTTTATGTACAACTCCTATGTAAAGATCACTACGGCAAAATACTACACACCAAGTGGCCGCTGTATTCAAGTACTTGATTATACCCATCGCAGGACTGATGGAAGTGTTAGCACGGTGCCAGACTCGGTGAAAAAAGAATTTAAAACTACCAGGGGCAGGTCAGTTTATGACGGTGGTGGAATCGAACCTGATATCGCTCTGAAAAACGATGATCACTCAGCCATCGAAGTTGCGCTTAACCGTCAGGGATTCCTGTTTGACTATGCTACAGAATATGCAGCAAAACATCCCGCTATTGCTCCTCCGAAAAACTTCGCCCTTACCAATGCTGAGTATGATGACTTTGCGAACTGGATGAAAAACAAGAAGCTTGAATATAAAACGCCCATCGAGACTGAACTGAAGGAATTAGAAGATATCGCCGGTCGTGAAAAATATCTCCCAATGATCAAGTCTCAGATCGCCCAGGTACGACAAAAGCTTAATGAAGTGCATCAATCAGATTTGTCAATCTCTAAAGAACAAATCAAATTATTGCTCGAACGAGAAATTGTTTCGCGCTACTATTTCGAAAAAGGAGCTGCTGAATTGCTGCTGAGCCGTGATGAAGATGTAAAACGTGCTGTCGGTGTATTGAACGATTCAGAAGGCTATAAAAAGATTCTCCGTATCAAGTGAGCCGTTTCGGTAAGCTTTTACTCCTCTTCACTCCCCTATTTGCCGGAATTATCTTCATCATGGACTCATGCACGCAGTTCAGGATGAGCCAATCAGAGATTCAGCAATACCTTGCTAAGAAGAATCTGAAAGGCACCCTACATGAGTATAAGACCGGTAAAGGCAGAGTAATCAACTACCTTCATGTTGGAGATGAAAATTTACCAGTTGTAATTTTCGTTCATGGATCGCCCGGATCATTAAGCGCGTTCATTCATTTTACAGGGGATACCACCTTATTAAAACGCGCCCAACTTATTTCTGTCGATCGGGCAGGCTTCGGGGCTTCTAATTTTGGATACGCTGAAAAGTCGCTGGCGAAACAAGCCGAATATTTGAAACCAATACTTGAAAAGTACAAAGGTTCCAGACCAATCATCCTGGTCGGACATTCCCTGGGCGGGCCAGTGATTGCGAGGATGGCCATGGATTATCCAGAATTAATTGATGGGCTAGTCATCGTTGCCGGGTCAATAGATCCCGACCTGGAACCCAATGAAACATGGTTTCGGGCACCACTGGCAATGCCATTTCTGAGTTGGATTTTACCACGCTCTTTCAAAGCATCTAATTTTGAAATCTATAAACTCAAGCCAGAACTGCAGGATATGTTGCCACTTTGGAATAAGATCACTTGCCCCGTGGTCGTGATCCAGGGGAAAAAAGATAACCTCGTTCCGCCCGGGAATGCAGATTTTGCTAAAAAAATGTTAGTGAGCGCAGCTTCTATCGATTTCATTCTCAAAGATGACATGAATCACTTTGTTCCCTGGCAACATCCGGAACTCATTCACGAAGGCATTCTTCATCTTTTAAGTCTCGAAAAAAAAGAAGCCGCTAAATAAAGCGGCTTCCCAAAGATTCAATGCTCATCGCAAGAATAGCAACTCGCGGTATTTTACCAATGGCCAATCTTCATCATCAACCAGGAGTTCGAGTTCATCAACAGCATCACGGATTACATCAAAATATTTCTCCTTAATGTCATCACAGTACGCTATGGCGCGCTTATGGGAATCACCGATTTGATTAACACGCTTGCGCTCCTCGATCATCGCCCGGACATTCGTCTTGATCGTGTCGATATGTCCTGAAATCTCTTTGATCGTTTGCAACACGGATTTTGTGTCGGCAAAACCGAGCTCTTTTAAGCCTCTCGCGTTGTCTATCAATTTGCTTTGATAGTTGATCGCAGTGGGCACAATGTGGTTCATGGCGATATCTCCCATTACACGCGCTTCGATTTGCACACGCTTAATGTAAGACTCCATCCGAATTTCATTCCTTGCTTCAATCTCTTTATGAGAGAGAACCCCGTGGCTTTCGAAAAGGGCAATTGATTTCTTAGACAAGTAGGCATCAAGGGCACGCGGCATATTTTTGATGTTGCTCAGCTTGCGCTTGGCCGCTTCCTTCACCCATTCTTCCGAATAACCGTCTCCTTCGAAACGAATGTCCTTCGATTCCTTGATGTACTTGCGAAGCACATCAACAATGGCCAAACGTTTTTCTTCTCCTTTCTCAATGAGTTTATTTACCTCATCATAGAATTTATCAAGTTGATCAGCCACGATCAGGTTGAGTACAGTCATTGGAGTAGCACAATTATCGCTGCTACCAACGGCCCGGAATTCAAATTTATTTCCTGTAAAGGCAAAGGGAGAAGTACGGTTACGGTCAGTCGCATCCAGAATAATTTCAGGAATTTGATCGATACCCAGCTTCATGTACATGTTATCACCCTTCTCGATTTTCAAATTACCGTTCTTCTCTAACTCATCCAGCACCGCTGTCATTTGTGATCCGATGAAAGCTGAAACAATAGCCGGAGGTGCTTCATTGGCACCAAGACGGAAGTCATTGCCTGGAGTGGCGATGCTCGCCCGTAGCAAATCCGCATGCTCATGCACCGCCTTGAGCGTAGTGACGAAGAAAGTAAGGAAGAGTAAGTTG is a genomic window of Cytophagales bacterium WSM2-2 containing:
- a CDS encoding peptidase S41, with translation MKKKLIVVSVVFAGLALFSFTPPADRFFEIAKNLEIFGSLFKEVNSLYVDDINPNVMARNGIDAMLNSLDPYTNYIPEDEVEDYRTQNTGQYGGIGATTITIGKRTVVNMVFENYPAYKNGLRIGDEIIRINGKELSKLTTDESNHLMKGQIGTPVKVSVKRFGVDQAIELEFKREKIKINSVPYFGMIPGQDIGLVQLTEFTTDCSKELKKGIQSLKEQGAKKIILDIRGNPGGHLNEAVDICNFFIPEGKLVVATKGKSEQRYYDTKENPLDETIPVAILINRGSASASEIVAGTLQDYDRAVIIGERSYGKGLVQMGKPFMYNSYVKITTAKYYTPSGRCIQVLDYTHRRTDGSVSTVPDSVKKEFKTTRGRSVYDGGGIEPDIALKNDDHSAIEVALNRQGFLFDYATEYAAKHPAIAPPKNFALTNAEYDDFANWMKNKKLEYKTPIETELKELEDIAGREKYLPMIKSQIAQVRQKLNEVHQSDLSISKEQIKLLLEREIVSRYYFEKGAAELLLSRDEDVKRAVGVLNDSEGYKKILRIK
- the glnA gene encoding glutamine synthetase, translated to MAKLRFEALKKLNERHKIHAELPTPYISQFFGENVFGIEQMRSTLAPAVFKKVSNAIKNHEKIDEATADAVASAAKSWAISKGATHFTHWFQPLTGGTAEKHDSFFDALSGLERFKGSELVQQEPDASSFPSGGIRSTFEARGYTAWDPTSPMFLYGRTLSIPTVFVSYTGETLDTKSPLLKALKTVDISATKVCQLFDKDIQHVVASLGSEQEYFVVDKALFNARPDLVMAGRSVFGHAPARGQQMEDHYFGTIPSRIYDFMREFEIECWKLGIPVRTRHNEVAPSQFEVAPLFEEVNVANDHNQLMIDIMSRVGEKHELKILFHEKPFAGVNGSGKHNNWSLITDTGVNLYAPSSSARDNLLFLTFFVTTLKAVHEHADLLRASIATPGNDFRLGANEAPPAIVSAFIGSQMTAVLDELEKNGNLKIEKGDNMYMKLGIDQIPEIILDATDRNRTSPFAFTGNKFEFRAVGSSDNCATPMTVLNLIVADQLDKFYDEVNKLIEKGEEKRLAIVDVLRKYIKESKDIRFEGDGYSEEWVKEAAKRKLSNIKNMPRALDAYLSKKSIALFESHGVLSHKEIEARNEIRMESYIKRVQIEARVMGDIAMNHIVPTAINYQSKLIDNARGLKELGFADTKSVLQTIKEISGHIDTIKTNVRAMIEERKRVNQIGDSHKRAIAYCDDIKEKYFDVIRDAVDELELLVDDEDWPLVKYRELLFLR